From Planktothrix serta PCC 8927, a single genomic window includes:
- a CDS encoding DUF565 domain-containing protein yields MQNTRLNRLVNVINALLGQWLLNPWRRISLLIISLLFGFALALGISAIAGQKANIDVTVALMVSILVEGVNWLAYSSPNRLRQSFWVENLNALKMGLSYGLFLLAFMLGS; encoded by the coding sequence ATGCAGAATACCCGTCTCAATCGACTTGTAAATGTTATCAATGCACTACTCGGCCAATGGTTGTTAAATCCTTGGCGACGGATTTCGCTGCTGATCATTAGTTTGTTATTTGGTTTTGCCCTAGCACTGGGTATTTCGGCGATAGCGGGACAAAAAGCAAATATAGATGTAACTGTGGCTTTAATGGTGTCTATCCTAGTAGAAGGTGTCAACTGGTTAGCCTACAGTAGTCCCAACCGTTTGCGACAATCCTTTTGGGTCGAAAACCTGAATGCACTTAAAATGGGTTTGAGTTATGGGTTATTTTTGTTAGCATTCATGTTGGGTTCGTGA